The genomic interval gtctacagtctagtctatagtctagtctatagtctagtctatatactagtctatactctagtctatagtctagtttattgtctagtctatagactggtctatagtatagtccatagtcttttATATGGTCTAGTTAATGGTCTAATTTAAGGTCTAGTTTACagtttagtttattgtctagtgtaCATTATCGTCCAgtttttagtatataatctagtctatagtccagtatattgTGGAATTTGTAGTCTAGTTTTTGTTCTAGTTtgaagtctatattctaatctatggTATAATCTAAGGTCCTGTCTGAGGTGTAGTTTACaatctagttcatagactagtctatattatagtatatagtctcgtTTTTAGTAATAGTGTTGTAATACACCAAAATACatgaattttgtattaaatgtatgaaataaatatattgtttttattgaaattgtatCAATAAAGTTAGTTAGCAatcaacataattttttttaagttgccATCACAACTGCATATtatgcaaataataataaaatatatttataaataagaagCTTgagtaaataagaaaaaaggtaTATAAGCTCGAGAGGTAGTAATAAAAACATCAGTTGTTTTTAACCCTAAATTCTAAACTTTAAacttcattttaaaaaaagaaaaatggccAAATTCTTTAacctttttttggttttagctGTCGTTTTAGCTTTTGCAGCAGCCATTCAAGGTATGCAGATAAACTGTTAAAATACCTGAAACACCATTTAcgatttaagtaattttaattatttttataaatttttagctCAGCGTTGTGGTCCCAACCAGGAATTCTACCCATGCGGGTCTGCCTGTCCTCCTAAATGTGGTGAATCTGGCATGAAAGCATGCGCTATGCGATGTGTTGTTGGTTGTCAGTGCAAGCAAGGTTACTTGCTTAACTCAAATAACGAGTGCGTTCCTCCAGAAGAGTgctaattaatttgatttttattgaaggcatgattttaataaaatgatttgaaaaaaattattaataaaatgttattcataaatatagattatagacttaactgaatatagattagtctttaaactagactatggccAAGAATGtagagtagaatatagtctagactagactattttcgagactatagactggtccaaagactatactttagacaagacaatagacttgactagcttagactataggatagaataaactatagactagaccatagactagactatagactagactatagactagactatagactagactatagactagactatagactagattatagactagactatagactagactatagacaagactatagactagactatagactagactatagactagactatagactagactatagactagactatagactagactatagactagactatagactagactatagactagactatagactagactatagactagactatagactagactatagactagactatagactag from Lucilia cuprina isolate Lc7/37 unplaced genomic scaffold, ASM2204524v1 Scaffold_6187, whole genome shotgun sequence carries:
- the LOC111689581 gene encoding chymotrypsin inhibitor-like; protein product: MAKFFNLFLVLAVVLAFAAAIQAQRCGPNQEFYPCGSACPPKCGESGMKACAMRCVVGCQCKQGYLLNSNNECVPPEEC